The genomic segment agaggaaggcaatgtccaaccacctctgcttctcctctgcctggaAAGCAAGAGGCAACTAATACCCCCGTGGGCTGTTGTAGGCCAGGAAATCACCGTGACATGCTTTGAAACACTTGACTAGTCCCGCCCTGAGTCCCCGTTGAGTTACCGTCGGGACGCTCTGCTTGCCTAAGGAAAGGGTCGGCAGCACAACAACAGAGCATGTTGGGGGACGATCAGAAACATCGGGGAGGGAAAGGCGAACAAGACTCCACCTGTTCCTTGTTGTTGAGGACGGAGGCCAAGTGAGCCCCCTGGGCACTGCAGAAGTCTTCCGCGTCGTACCAGGTTTTTTCTCCTTTGGAAAAATAATAGCGGCTTTTCTCCTGTCGATGCCAGGGACTAGAGCGGATTGATTTTCTATGGAAGATGCCTTCTACGAGGAGAAGAGAGCAGAGAAGAATCAGTGGGCCATGACATGTTCCATGTTGCTTAGCGGgtggcctgggagaaggcccccGTCTGAACTcacgcctctccccacaacagacaacctgtgcgGGTGTTTGTGGCTGGCCTGGCCACAGTTTAGCTGTTCCCCAATGGCATGCCTGCCCCGTATCGATGCTTGGAGTTGACCCCCAGACGCTCCCACCACACTAAAGAGATACTTGCCGTATATTTCTGCCTTCTGGGTCTTGATTCTATTGGCCTTTGCTAATCTCCCGGGAACCCGACGCATTTCTTCAGCAACATCCTGGGCTAGAATCAGACAGAGTGACCGTCACAAAAAGGCTGCTCCTAATTTTTTCTACCCTTTTCTGTCAGCCCAGTTTGTAGCCCAACAGGTCCTTTGCCCCAGGTCTTTGACTGGCCGCCTCCCCTCTCATCCCTCTCCTTCTCTTGTGTCTACATTTTAAACTCCTCATTTGTTCCTGCTCACCCCCCCAGGATTGGGACACTccgtttcctcccctccctgtttGTTCCAGCTCAAGAGTAgtcttatcatagaatcctagagtgggaaggggccatagaggccatctagtccagccccctgctcaacgcaggatcagcccaaagcatcctaaagcccaaagcatcttaaggGAAAGGCTGTGAGAGCAGCATCTTGGCCCGGAGGAAGAGATGCCAGATTTGGGTCCTCATGCTGGACACTGCAGAGAGGGCAGAAGCTACACAGCGATACACAAGAGCTTCCAGGCTAGCTggggtacacccccccccccatttcaggctTATCAGCTCTGGCTGGGGGGCTCTGGCCATCCCTCTGGCCACCTGTGAAGACGAGGTTCAGTCCCCCAACCAGCAAGTGAGTCTGCCCATTTGCTTACGACTGCCGGTGAGGAGCTCTGGGTCATTGACCGCGACTGCCAAAGAGCCCCTCAGCTGGTTAAACTCGTAGTCCACATTGAGCTGACGTTCCTTCAGCTCCCAGTCTGAAATGATGGATACAGGTGGTCAGTGTCAATCCTTCAGCCACAGGCTTCTGCCAaaccctcccacccattccgTGTCCCTCGCCCCGTGCCGGACATCCACCAGGGTGACCAAGGCCGTGCCAGTCCCGTAGCCAGAAACCAGACAGAAGAGGATCCGGGCAATCTACTCCATCCAGGAACCCCTGGTCCATCGAGGGAGCATCATGTGCCGCTCTGGTGcatctgcactggctcccagtctgCCTCCAGGAGCTGTTTAACCCTTCAAGCTCTGCATGGCCCGGGGCCAGCACCCCCAAAGGGCCTTCTGCAGCTTCACAAAGCCAAGCTAAGGTCCTCTTGGGAGATGCTTCAGAATGCTCCAAGAATAAGTGGGTGGCAACGTGGGAAAGGGCCTTCCCCGTTGTGGCCCCCACCTCTGGAATTCAGGgatattcctctctctctctctgtctctctctctgtctctgtctctctctctctctctctgtctctgtctctgtctctgtctctgtctctgtctcgtctctgtctctgtctctctctctctctctctgtctctgtctctgtctctctctctctgtcttggtctctgtctctctctctgtcttcccttTATGGGTGGcgttttactgttttgtttcaTCCGGctgttcccttcttcccacccaatgTTTTATTTACTACCTTAAATACTTTTACTCTAAAGGGGCCttgaaggcaagggagaagcggAGGGGGTTGGCCACTAGTTAAGAGTTTCTCTGCAacgcatgtgttttgctcccaccGGGAGAGCCCCACAGATTCTGCTAACAGTTCTTTCTGGGCTGAACGACcctttagagcaggagtagtcaaacttgtggtcctccaggggtccatggactacaattcccatgagcccctgccagcgaatgcgaatgctggcaggggctcatgggaattgtagtccatgggcatctggaggaccacaggttgactacccctgctctagagcaagaaGGAACTAGACTAGctcggggaggagggagagacaggaggtaaaGTTGAACTTACACTTTATGGCCACCAAGACTATCGCGGTAATGCTTGCTGCAGCTATTAGCCAGCAGATGATATAAACCTTGTTCTTTTGTATAAGGTACACTACTCCGGGGCGTTTCTTTTCCTCGTCGTCTGCCGGCATGTCTTGTTTCACTGAGGCTTTTCTGTCGGTGGCTTGaatgaaaaaaaggagaaaggaagctGGTGAAGGAAATACAGCACAGGAGGGAGCAAAACACCACAAGGCCGCTGTCTGATTTCTTACACAGATGCCTGATCCTGCTTTACACTGATTCTGACCCTCACCCCCCCAGGTCCATCAAGGGCAGTGGCTCGCTGGGGTGCCAGGCACACCCACGTCATgccccctcctgcttggtccttggaactggagatgtcaggggctggacctgagaccttctgcaggccaagcagaggctcttccactgagccacagctgcaCTCCGTGGCTCTCCAGGACCCCAGGcaggtctttcctatcacctgctccctgctccctttacctggagatgctgggaattgaacctgcggcttcctgcacgccaagcagagggtctgccactgagtcacatctGATCCTTATGTGTAcgtgttttttctctcttttttctttttggatggaagccagtttggtctagtggttaggagcgcagacttctaatctggtgatccaggtttgataccccactcccccacattcagccagctgggtgaccttgggcaagtcacagcactgataaaactgtcctgacttagcaggaatgtcagggctctctcagcctcacccaccccacagggtgtctgttgtggggagaagagagggagggcgattgaaagccactttgatcctccttcgggtagagaaaagcggcatctaagaaccaattcttctccttctccttctccttctccttctccttctccttctccttctccttctccttcactctTACTGGTCAACTGGACAGAATtgcctttggagggggggggagccaggaaaGCCAGCTTTCTGGCATGTTCTTGGCCTCTGCAAGAAGAGTCCCGCTGTCTGCCCAGGCCCCTTCTGCTAACTCACTGCCAGACCTCGCAGGGGGCCGGGGGGTCCAAGGGCTCTTTGTTTGTGCCAGGTGGGCGTGGACAAGAAAAGTCCCCCTTGCAGCCTTGCAAGGCAcctggggcggggcagggggacACTGAGAGGAGCTGGTGCTTGGCTGGCCTCCCCCTCAGTTTCTCCCgtctccacgggggggggggtggagatcccCCCCCTGCATCCAGGTAATGGAGAACAGTTCACCAGCAGGAAGTGGCAGCTGTGGAAGGCGGACCCCTTGGCTTCCTGGCCCGCTgaagccctcccttcccccagccccgCCCTGCTCAGGTGCCACGCCCTGAAcccccaggtattccccaacccacaaTTGGCACCGGTTCCGCCTGAGTGGAAGTCGCACAATCCCGAGACCGGCAGCCCCTCCCACCATACAGAGGACCAGGCGAAAGCTTGGCCCCTTCTCTGGAAGATCCCCCGCCATGCCCTGCTCGAGCGGCCCCAGGACAGTGACCGGCTCCTCCCCTCCGGCCGAtgcccagggcctgggggggccAGGCAAGCCGTGAATCTGGTTGCCCGGCCCGTGCCTGGGGGAGACGCTGAGCACCAACATGGCAGTGAAGGGCAATGTCCAGATCCCAAGAAACATCCAGGGTCTACTCagcctgcctcagcacaggatggcCGTCCAGGCGACCACCCCGGAAGAGAAGAGGGTCTCCCGCTGAGGCTTCCTCCGCTGCTTCCCTTCCACGCTGCTTCCTCTGCTTGTTGCCAGACCTGCCGTAGCCCCCATCCCTGTCCTGCCCCCCCCGTCTCCCCCCAGGGCCCCTGCCCAACCCATTGTTGCCCTCTGGGgccctgctgattggctgctccCCCAGGCCACGGCAAAAGGGgggctgagaggggtggggggctgtgaGGAGGATGTCACAAAGGGGGGCTGTGCCCtgagccccccacacacacttttcagcATCCCTGGCCAGactctggggagggggctgggccatccctcccctccccttgttccCTGCACCCCCTTCCAAGAAAAGCTCAACAAGAGTCTCACTTCCCCCTCTTTCACAGGCTTCCTTCACAGAGGGGCCTACAAATCCCCTCCTTGAATGAGC from the Paroedura picta isolate Pp20150507F chromosome 10, Ppicta_v3.0, whole genome shotgun sequence genome contains:
- the LOC143820051 gene encoding CD209 antigen-like protein D isoform X1, which encodes MPADDEEKKRPGVVYLIQKNKVYIICWLIAAASITAIVLVAIKYWELKERQLNVDYEFNQLRGSLAVAVNDPELLTGSPQDVAEEMRRVPGRLAKANRIKTQKAEIYEGIFHRKSIRSSPWHRQEKSRYYFSKGEKTWYDAEDFCSAQGAHLASVLNNKEQNFISSKLQRTSWIGLTTENEEGKWRWSDGSRLVQEYWSEDQPSNPRAFRKSNQDCAMIVPSLASRNWKNNSCLKRYRWVCKENMDLGE
- the LOC143820051 gene encoding C-type lectin domain family 4 member G-like isoform X2: MPADDEEKKRPGVVYLIQKNKVYIICWLIAAASITAIVLVAIKYWELKERQLNVDYEFNQLRGSLAVAVNDPELLTGSPQDVAEEMRRVPGRLAKANRIKTQKAEIYEGIFHRKSIRSSPWHRQEKSRYYFSKGEKTWYDAEDFCSAQGAHLASVLNNKEQNFISSKLQRTSWIGLTTENEEGIGLKTSPATQGPLGNQTKTVP